A single window of Mangifera indica cultivar Alphonso chromosome 18, CATAS_Mindica_2.1, whole genome shotgun sequence DNA harbors:
- the LOC123202301 gene encoding ubiquitin carboxyl-terminal hydrolase 15-like, whose product MLEPREADVPILFLVLVVLPVVAYFLLGKWSETAKKRERINLLAQLAAEEALKAEAMGAANVIPVVATSKNALHVCARCSAPSITRCSRCKSVRYCSGKCQIIHWRQGHKQECQQLEKTILCSSPLAESIQDTILLNESLNSQLSGYYSKTGREKAPSDDMIHPSTSRGAFAATHCSAVDSSHVSLLDRAADKRACLKSNRELLRKEDATVFDSEKEPLESCTTNPNSSINVSPKEAPVRHKSRTSDFVVSAEETWRQHYGNVSNVHTHGPARSTLLENHYYQCQDGNISEPRSSSGFPIAPYSAKYGTNAHTETAVVPDGNVEMLDCYSDMKAINGSIKVKNALNPRGTKSCKSEKSSTKVVGEQPCTTVVGEQLCSEKEWKGLIEDESKVPRVRENITAQRSSGVSKMGIVKMMGLRKSSKLKQDAPELGLGKKKLKMLFPYEEFVKFFQCEVFDLLPRGLVNCGNSCYANAVLQCLTCTRPLVIYLLHRSHSKACCGKDWCLMCELEQHVMMLRESGGPLSPGRILLHMRSINDQIGDGSQEDAHEFLRLLVALMQSICLEGLGGESRVDPRLQETTFIQHTFGGRLMSKVKCLRCYHESERYENIMDLTLEIFGWVESLEDALTQFTTAEDLDGENMYRCGRCASYVRARKQLSIHEAPNVLTIVLKRFREGRYGKINKCITFPEMLDMIPFMTGTGDMPPLYLLYGVVVHLDTQNASFSGHYVSYIKDLRGNWFRIDDTEVHPVPMSQVMSEGAYILFYMRSCPRPPLRASLGKAMRQQVPASARHCIPKTLKSSRQEKNTASSHVVGLECSCDIRAEIASTFTDHNSDGILPRVTNKSTQPVMERYVEPTTMEFSDATSSDWSLFTSSDEASFTSESARDSFSTVDYSDTNGDPVSTFKTGYAESASANTVCCWTFPNSKPQTRFSVEKKGYVSDCHLSTQSTQKLHRVDEVRQVDDSSAESSSDSNCSMFVNYRTCRM is encoded by the exons ATGCTCGAGCCAAGGGAAGCTGATGTACCTATCCTATTTCTGGTCCTCGTTGTGCTTCCTGTGGTTGCTTATTTCTTACTTGGCAAATGGAGTGAAACAGCAAAGAAGAGGGAGAGGATAAATTTGCTTGCTCAATTGGCTGCTGAAGAAGCTTTGAAAGCAGAAGCAATGGGTGCTGCCAATGTTATCCCTGTTGTTGCTACATCAAAAAATGCACTTCATGTCTGTGCCAGATGCTCTGCTCCTTCTATAACCCGCTGTTCCAGATGCAAGTCTGTCAGATATtg TTCTGGAAAGTGTCAGATAATTCACTGGAGGCAAGGTCATAAGCAAGAATGCCAACAACTAGAGAAAACAATCTTATGCTCATCTCCTCTGGCTGAATCAATTCAAGATACAATTCTACTTAATGAAAGCTTGAACTCTCAGTTATCTGGGTATTATAGTAAGACTGGGAGGGAGAAAGCACCATCAGATGACATGATTCATCCATCAACAAGCAGAGGTGCCTTTGCTGCCACACATTGCTCTGCAGTTGATTCCTCTCATGTCTCCTTGTTGGATAGAGCTGCAGACAAGCGGGCTTGCCTTAAATCCAACAGAGAATTGTTAAGAAAAGAGGATGCAACTGTATTTGACTCCGAAAAAGAACCCCTTGAAAGTTGCACTACAAATCCAAATTCATCTATTAATGTTTCACCAAAAGAGGCTCCAGTGAGGCATAAG TCAAGAACTAGTGACTTTGTTGTGTCAGCTGAAGAGACTTGGAGACAACACTATGGCAATGTCTCTAATGTCCATACTCATGGACCTGCAAGAAGTACACTGCTTGAAAATCATTATTATCAGTGCCAAGATGGAAACATATCTGAACCAAGAAGCAGCTCTGGATTTCCAATTGCACCATATTCTGCAAAATATGGGACAAATGCACATACTGAGACTGCTGTTGTTCCTGATGGAAATGTTGAAATGTTGGATTGTTATTCTGATATGAAAGCAATCAATGGAagtataaaagtaaaaaacGCATTGAATCCTAGAGGGACCAAAAGTTGTAAGTCGGAAAAATCATCCACAAAAGTAGTTGGTGAGCAGCCGTGCACAACCGTAGTTGGTGAACAATTATGCTCAGAAAAAGAGTGGAAAGGACTGATTGAGGATGAATCAA AAGTTCCAAGAGTGAGAGAAAATATCACAGCACAGAGAAGCAGTGGGGTCTCCAAGATGGGAATTGTGAAGATGATGGGTTTAAGGAAGTCATCCAAACTCAAACAGGATGCCCCAGAACTTGGGcttggaaaaaagaaattgaag ATGTTGTTTCCTTATGAAGAATTTGTGAAGTTTTTCCAATGTGAAGTTTTTGATTTATTACCCAGGGGCCTTGTAAACTGTGGGAATAG TTGCTATGCTAATGCCGTGTTGCAGTGTTTGACCTGCACAAGGCCTCTTGTCATCTACTTGCTCCATAGATCACATTCCAAAGCCT GTTGTGGAAAAGATTGGTGTCTAATGTGTGAACTTGAGCAACATGTAATGATGTTAAGAGAAAGTGGCGGTCCCCTGTCTCCTGGCAGAATCCTGTTGCATATGCGAAGTATTAATGATCAGATTGGGGATGGAAGCCAGGAAGATGCACATGAGTTCTTAAG GCTTCTGGTTGCCTTGATGCAATCCATATGCTTGGAGGGACTTGGTGGTGAGAGCAGGGTTGATCCCAGATTGCAAGAAACTACTTTTATCCAACATACTTTTGGTGGGCGTCTTATGTCAAAG GTAAAGTGTCTTAGATGTTATCATGAATCAGAAAGATACGAAAACATTATGGATCTTACATTAGAGATATTTGGCTGGGTTGAGTCACTGGAAGATGCATTGACTCAATTTACAACTGCTGAGGATTTGGACGGTGAAAACATGTACAGATGTGGAAG GTGTGCTTCATATGTCCGAGCCAGGAAGCAGTTGAGTATACATGAGGCACCAAACGTCCTGACAATTGTCTTGAAGAGATTCCGG GAGGGAAGATatgggaaaataaataaatgtatcaCTTTCCCCGAAATGCTGGACATGATTCCATTCATGACTGGAACTGGTGACATGCCTCCGCTTTACTTGCTATATGGCGTTGTTGTACATTTGGATACACAGAATGCATCATTTTCAGGGCATTATGTGTCTTATATAAAAGATTTGCGAGGCAATTGGTTCAGGATAGATGACACAGAG GTTCATCCTGTGCCAATGAGCCAGGTGATGTCAGAAGGGGCATATATCCTATTTTACATGAG GTCCTGCCCCCGGCCGCCACTGAGAGCATCTTTGGGGAAAGCTATGAGACAGCAGGTTCCAGCTTCTGCAAGGCATTGCATACCTAAAACTCTGAAGTCTTCAAGACAAGAAAAAAACACAGCAAGCAGCCATGTTGTTGGCCTAGAGTGTTCATGTGATATTAGAGCAGAAATTGCTTCTACCTTTACTGACCACAACTCTGATGGTATTCTTCCGAGGGTGACTAACAAAAGTACACAGCCGGTGATGGAAAGATATGTCGAGCCGACAACCATGGAGTTCTCTGATGCAACTTCAAGTGATTGGTCCCTTTTCACCAGCTCAGATGAGGCTTCTTTTACATCTGAGAGTGCGAGAGACTCTTTCAGCACTGTGGATTATTCTGATACAAATGGAGATCCGGTATCGACCTTCAAGACTGGGTACGCTGAATCTGCAAGTGCTAACACAGTTTGCTGTTGGACTTTTCCAAATAGTAAACCACAGACTAGGTTCAGTGTAGAAAAGAAGGGCTACGTTTCTGACTGTCATTTGTCTACTCAATCTACACAGAAATTACATAGGGTCGACGAGGTCAGGCAGGTTGATGATTCTTCAGCTGAATCTTCATCTGATAGTAACTGCAGCATGTTTGTAAATTATCGGACTTGTAGAATGTAG